The following proteins come from a genomic window of Terribacillus aidingensis:
- a CDS encoding M42 family metallopeptidase codes for MNQKTLDLFKQLTELQAAPGNEQLMRAFMKERLKPYADEIIQDKLGGIFGVKKGSGPKVMAAGHMDEVGFMVTGITPNGLLRFQTLGGWWSQVLLAQRVQVMTDEGPIPGVISSTPPHLLTPEQRSKPASIDSMLIDIGADDERDAYELGVKLGQQILPYMPFTPMANEKKILAKAWDNRYGCGLALELMEEVAGETLPNQLYAGATVQEEVGLRGAQVAANMINPDIFYALDASPANDVSGDKQAFGHLGQGALLRIFDGTMIMNRNMREFILDTAESNNINYQYYVGKGGTDAGRVHLAHEGVPSAVIGIVSRYVHTSASIIHVDDYAAAKELLIKLVRATDQSTVDLITSND; via the coding sequence ATGAACCAAAAAACATTGGATTTATTTAAACAATTGACAGAGCTGCAGGCAGCGCCAGGTAACGAACAGCTGATGCGTGCTTTTATGAAGGAAAGGCTGAAGCCTTATGCGGATGAGATCATCCAGGATAAGCTTGGCGGTATTTTTGGTGTAAAGAAAGGCAGTGGACCTAAGGTAATGGCTGCTGGACATATGGATGAGGTCGGTTTCATGGTCACAGGCATTACACCCAATGGTCTGCTTCGTTTTCAGACCTTAGGCGGCTGGTGGAGTCAAGTTTTGCTTGCACAGCGCGTGCAGGTAATGACGGACGAAGGACCGATTCCGGGTGTCATCAGCTCTACACCTCCTCATTTGTTAACGCCTGAGCAGCGGAGTAAGCCTGCCAGTATCGACAGTATGCTGATTGATATCGGCGCAGATGATGAGCGTGATGCATATGAGCTTGGTGTGAAGCTGGGACAGCAAATTCTGCCGTACATGCCGTTTACACCAATGGCAAATGAGAAGAAGATTTTGGCCAAGGCTTGGGATAATCGTTATGGCTGTGGATTGGCGCTGGAATTAATGGAAGAAGTGGCTGGGGAAACATTGCCGAACCAGTTGTATGCTGGTGCGACGGTTCAGGAAGAAGTCGGTCTTCGCGGTGCCCAAGTAGCTGCAAATATGATTAATCCTGATATTTTCTATGCACTGGATGCTTCACCTGCTAATGATGTCAGCGGAGACAAGCAAGCCTTCGGTCATTTGGGGCAGGGAGCATTGCTTCGTATTTTTGACGGCACCATGATCATGAATCGTAATATGCGTGAATTCATTCTTGATACTGCGGAATCCAATAATATCAACTACCAATACTATGTTGGCAAAGGCGGAACGGATGCCGGACGTGTCCATTTAGCACACGAAGGTGTTCCATCAGCTGTAATCGGGATAGTTTCCCGCTATGTCCACACAAGTGCAAGCATCATTCATGTTGATGATTATGCAGCTGCAAAAGAGCTTCTGATCA
- a CDS encoding PepSY domain-containing protein, with protein sequence MGVKKTVAIVGAGLAAGYLIQKQIAKQQKVTPEKALKFAKEAFKKEGPISGSWIYMKPEEKVKHGLTYTVYRGGISRTIDGKPAQYEFFVDAETGSVIDAVESAS encoded by the coding sequence ATGGGCGTAAAGAAAACAGTAGCAATCGTAGGTGCTGGCCTTGCGGCTGGATACTTGATCCAGAAGCAGATTGCGAAACAACAGAAAGTGACTCCGGAAAAAGCATTGAAATTCGCTAAAGAAGCGTTCAAGAAAGAAGGTCCGATCAGTGGATCTTGGATCTATATGAAACCGGAAGAAAAAGTGAAGCACGGCCTCACGTATACTGTTTACCGTGGCGGTATCTCCCGTACGATCGACGGAAAACCTGCTCAATACGAATTTTTCGTAGATGCAGAAACTGGATCAGTTATCGACGCTGTCGAATCAGCATCCTAA
- the trmB gene encoding tRNA (guanosine(46)-N7)-methyltransferase TrmB, with amino-acid sequence MRVRHKPWADDYLKENDHIVVQEPKNYKGKWRELFGNDKPLHVEIGSGKGQFITGMAAQHPEYNFIGIEQAKSIIVTAVEKAAEADLPNVRLLNENAADFRELFEVNEVDSIYLNFSDPWPKNKHEKRRLTYKSFLKQYESVLKDDGEVVFKTDNQKLFEYSLSSFSRYGMILQEVKLDLHAENDPLNVKTEYEEKFSSRGYRIYRSVATFK; translated from the coding sequence ATGCGTGTGCGCCATAAACCCTGGGCAGACGATTATTTAAAAGAAAACGATCATATCGTGGTACAAGAACCGAAAAATTATAAAGGCAAATGGAGAGAGCTATTCGGTAACGATAAGCCGCTGCATGTTGAGATTGGATCTGGCAAAGGGCAGTTCATCACTGGCATGGCAGCCCAGCATCCGGAATACAATTTCATCGGAATTGAACAAGCGAAAAGTATTATTGTGACAGCTGTGGAAAAAGCAGCTGAAGCAGATCTTCCGAATGTAAGGCTATTGAATGAAAATGCAGCTGATTTCCGTGAATTATTTGAAGTGAATGAAGTGGATAGCATTTATCTGAATTTCTCTGATCCTTGGCCGAAGAATAAGCATGAAAAGCGTCGCTTAACATATAAAAGCTTTTTGAAGCAATATGAATCTGTATTAAAAGATGATGGAGAAGTGGTCTTCAAGACAGATAATCAGAAGCTATTTGAGTATAGTTTGTCTAGTTTCTCCCGATACGGCATGATTCTGCAGGAAGTGAAGCTTGATTTGCATGCAGAGAACGATCCGTTAAATGTGAAAACAGAATATGAGGAGAAATTCTCTTCACGCGGCTACCGCATCTATCGCAGTGTCGCTACATTCAAATAA
- a CDS encoding YtzH-like family protein yields the protein MSLSVENQLSLLRDILSEHCESCCGSKSEYEQISRLARSILSNKSTDQQELLALLPGIHSYSSAGEKAADINAHITSNREHLEDWVETINSFQG from the coding sequence ATGTCACTTTCCGTTGAAAACCAACTTAGCCTTCTTCGGGATATACTTAGCGAACATTGCGAATCCTGCTGCGGCAGCAAATCCGAATACGAGCAAATATCCCGCCTGGCACGTTCTATTTTATCTAATAAATCAACCGATCAGCAAGAGCTTCTTGCTTTGCTTCCTGGTATCCATTCGTACAGTTCTGCCGGTGAAAAAGCTGCAGATATCAATGCGCACATCACATCGAACAGAGAACATCTCGAGGATTGGGTAGAGACCATCAACAGCTTTCAAGGCTAG
- a CDS encoding phosphotransferase family protein, which yields MNWLEHILGNEWKIAPAGGVTGEAYYAKSGERQLFLKRNSSPFLAVLSAEGIVPKLVWTKRMENGDVITAQEWLMGRGLTFSEMSDPRVAKLLSKIHHSSEMLNLLMRMGKKPLQPETKMEELREKAAGFQNRLPALKQVLASMEQFLPEMPDQLLAVCHFDIDHNNWMISQHNELYLVDWDSALIADPAADIGMLLRKYVPYPDWEEWMKAYGKPLNDALLKRIYWYEAARIIMSLRDDNMKRKSIELGQLLTELHQLSC from the coding sequence GTGAATTGGTTAGAACACATACTGGGAAATGAGTGGAAGATTGCTCCTGCCGGCGGTGTAACAGGAGAAGCATATTATGCAAAAAGCGGAGAGAGGCAGCTGTTTCTAAAGCGCAATTCTTCTCCTTTTTTGGCTGTACTTTCAGCAGAAGGGATTGTGCCGAAGCTGGTATGGACAAAAAGGATGGAAAACGGGGATGTCATTACGGCTCAGGAATGGCTGATGGGACGAGGTCTGACCTTCTCAGAAATGAGCGATCCTCGAGTGGCAAAGCTACTTAGCAAAATCCATCATTCCTCCGAGATGCTGAACTTGCTAATGCGTATGGGAAAGAAGCCGCTTCAGCCAGAGACGAAAATGGAAGAGCTGCGGGAGAAAGCAGCTGGCTTCCAAAATCGGCTGCCTGCTTTAAAACAGGTGCTTGCAAGTATGGAGCAATTCTTACCTGAAATGCCAGATCAGCTATTGGCAGTCTGTCATTTTGATATCGATCATAATAATTGGATGATAAGCCAGCATAATGAGCTGTATCTTGTAGACTGGGACAGTGCTCTCATTGCGGACCCGGCAGCTGACATTGGAATGCTGCTTAGGAAGTACGTTCCATATCCTGACTGGGAAGAATGGATGAAAGCATACGGCAAGCCACTGAATGATGCACTTTTAAAACGTATTTATTGGTATGAAGCTGCCCGTATCATCATGTCGCTCCGCGATGATAACATGAAACGCAAAAGTATAGAATTAGGACAGCTGCTTACGGAACTGCACCAGCTGTCCTGCTAG